atatataaatttataaaaaatatatcattataatgattatgtaaattaataaatatatgtttaaattatTGAAGTGGAactataaagcctcttgatgaaagagaaagaggagagtgaaaaagttggctgaaagctcaacattcagaaaactaaaatcatggcatctggtcccatcacttcatgggaaatagatggggaaacagtggaaacagtgtcagactttatttttttggcctccaaaatcactgcagatggtgattgtagccatgaaattaaaagacgcttactccttggaaggaaagttatgaccaacctagatagcatattaaaaagcagagacattactttgccaacaaaggtccatctagttaaggctatggtttttccggtagtcatgtatggatgtgagagttggactgtgaagaaagctgagtgctgaaaaattgatgcttttgagctgtggtgttggagaagactcttgagagtcccttggactgcaaggagacccaaccagtccatcctaaaagagatcagtcctgggtgttcattggaaggactgatgctgaagctgaaactccaatactttggccacctcatgtgaatagttggctcattggaaaagaccctgatgctaggagggattcagggcaggaggagaaggggacgacagaggatgagatggctggatggcatcactgacttgatggacatgagtttgggtagactccggcagttggtgatggacagggaggactggtgtgctgctattcatggggtcacaaagaggtggacacaactgagtgactgaactgaactgatatataatttatatatatatatataaatttatatcagATATAGATTTATTTAGATATAGAATGATGTCATTCTAATTATATCATTAGTTGACATCATTCTGTAAAGAAGTACTTTCCCTTTtctattacttttaattttattattttcattattatttttgtattagGAAGGACTCATAGAATCTCATAAGCCATCCACTCTGATATTTAAATTGTTCTAAATTTGTCCAGTATAGGCTCCTTACTTTTGATACATCTTCATAATTATTGGGCACTTTCTTCCTCTATGAAATATTCGGATGCTCTAGACTCATCCTGAATTTTAGATATCCTACCTTGGAATCTGCCATTTCTCCATTAAGTCTTGGTTTTTCTTAGTGGAGTGTGATAGTTAGAAACCAAATATCATTAGATGATAGGTATGATCTTTATTACTTGGATTTCATTGCTTTTAGGCCCATTCAACAAAAAGAGCAAAAATCACCTATTAATCAGATCAGGTCTTTTGTTCACACCCTCAGTGACTTCCCATTTCACTTAGAAGGACAGTCAAAACTTTCAAACCTTCCCATAAAGCCTTACAGATACttgccctcctcccccaccatctTTCTGTCACCTTCTATTACTCTGACATTTGTTTTCCCTGTTTATAGcacacttttaaaatttctcctccttatatgcagtgtatatatatatatatatgttttttcattatttgttcCCTAAAAGGGTAGGGATTTTGTCTGTCTGTCACATGGTTGTCCATCAAAAATTGATTGATTGACTGGAAGAATGAGATATAATGGTATGGTGGGGCAGAGGAATTATTATCAATAGTGAGAAAATAAGTAGGGAATAACTAAGGAAGTCATCCAGAACAAAGTCACATTAAGCTCCAACTTAAACTACACAATAAGTTGGACAGAAAAATATGTAAGTTAAAATTAgagtgaaaatttaaaataattttgctctTTTGTTCTATGCCCATCCCAGCCTCTACCCTGCTTGAGACCACCACAAGACAGATCTTATTTTTGATGGTTATAACAATGGCTAGAAATCTTAGGAAAATGCTATTTCTTCTTATTTACTAGAAACTAtgtaggattgcaaagagccagacatgactgcagGAACTTAGCACTCagatttccttaaaaatttttacaaaaaaatgtATATTGCCTCTATAACTCTGTTgtgtattaaaaatgcaaatacctAAGGGGATTTACATATTTAGTCATCATTCGATATTACAACTGAAAAAAGTTTGGTCAGGACTTTTCAGTTTAgcaagaaaaattacaaaaagaaagagTTCTGAGATACCTATAAGCTTATACCAAAGGGTGAAAATATATGTAAGAGTTTGTTTCTTGAGTAAGTAGGAGACTAAGGagagttaaaagacacttgtttttgGGAGTAAGGGCACCTAAAGAGTAACTGAAAATAAGTTATTCAGACCATTTAGCTTAAAATGGCTCTTGATTTGAAAATAATTACTGTTAAAAACAAgctaaaagaaaacacaagttcTATTTGTgctatttcttttcaaaagtacTATTTTCTACACAGACCTGGGAAGTATCCCACCCTTCAGAACTTTTTTAATGGATTCTTTGACATCCTTGTTCCTAAGGCCATAGACAAGGGGGTTAAGCATGGGAATCACTGTGGTATAAAACACAGAGGCCACCGTCTCCTGTATTGTGTCACTGGTAGAtggtttaaaatacatgaagatgaTGGAGCCATAGAAAACCCCAACAGCTGCAAGGTGGGAGCTACAGGTACTGAAGGCTTTAGATCTGCCTTCAGCTGAGTGGATGTGCAAGATGCTGCGAAGGATAAAAGCATAAGAGATGAAGATGGCTACAGCGCATACAAAGACATTGAATCCAACCAAAATCATCACTGAAAGTTCCTTGGTGTAGTCTCTTGAACAAGATATATTCAGAAGAGGAAGGATGTCACAGAAGTAATGGTGGATGACATTAGTGCCACAGAAGGAGCGACTAGATATGAAGCTGGTGTGAATCAAGGCTCCAGCAGCCCCCAGTATGTACACACCAGTGACCAGTAGGAAACAGACTCTGTGGGACATGGTAACAGTGTAGAGCAAGGGGTTACAGATGGTAACATAACGATCAAATGCCATGGCTGCCAGCATGTAGGAGTCATTAATAATgaagaagcagaaggaaaagagctGGGCCATGCACTCAGGAAAGGAAGTGAAGTTCTTCTCTGACACGAAGTTTACCAGCATCTTTGGAATTATGACCAAGGAGTAGCAGAGATCTATGAAGGACAAATTACTGAGAAAATAATACATGGGCGTGTGAAGCTGAGAACTGATCCTGATTAAAATGACCAAGCCCAGGTTGCCCACCACGGAGACCATGTAGATCAATAGaaacaggaagaagagagggagctGGAGTCCTGGCTGATCTGTTAACCCCTCAAGGATGAACTCAGTTACCAAAGAATGATTTCTTGTATCCATTCTTCTCCCAGTGTGGTTTTGGGAAGAGATTCTCATTGGCCAAATATTGTCATCTGACAGGATTTAACAATCCAAGATCTGATGAATGACATATTTTCTAACTGACCCAGAATTTCAGAAAACAAGAGACTAAAATCTACTCCTGATTGAAGACTTGATCTCAAGATGTTGATGCTTTACTTGGCTCCAGTTTTTACTACTCTCAAGTGACATTTAGGGGTGAAAACCATTTTGTCTTTACAAATGGAATTTTAGATTCATCTactaatggatggatggatggaatcaccaatgcaatggacatgaacttgggaaaactttgggagatgttgagggacagaaaggcctggcatgctgcagtccatggggtcacaaagagacagtcacgactgggtgactgaacaacaacaattaatggAAAACCACCTTTCTGTAATTCAGACACCTTTGGAGAAAGTACAGTGTTGCCACCCTgttttgttgatgttcagtctgcAACAATCTGTGCTCTCTTCCAATGTCTCAAGGGCTATTATAAATGGTCTCTTGCTGGTTTCACTTGCATTTTTCTTCTTGGCTTTGGCATCTTTAACATCTTTAATTTGGTCTTCTCTGACTCCAGTTGCAAAGTGCTTGTTTCCTCCAAGATATCttgactttttctttgtttttgcttgactgagagactgagaaaGAGGTTAAGTAAACATGTGGGTTAAATCAcacaatttaaaagcaataaTATTTTCACTGCTTATTTCACTAAACAAACCTTTAAGATTCTGGTGGGCAGGTGTGGAGATCTACTGCCATATGGCCACCAGAGACAAacctcattttttcatttattaaagcTGCCACCTACCAATCTGCAGTGACTTGCCTCTTTTCTCAGTCTTTCTTTGCCCTCTAAGAATGGGAGCCAGAGGGGCAGCCATGTCAGTATCTGGATAACagcttagaggggtgggatagggtgggatggagtgggaggtgggagggagggacaggaaggaggggacatatgtatacttatggctgattcatgttgtatggcagaaaccaatacaatattgtaaagcaataatccttcagttaaaaatacataaaaaatttaaagacaaattaTCCTGAGTGAAATGAATTAAAAGCATCAAAAaatacaaacttccaattataagataaaaGCCCTGAGGATATGATATACAgcatggtggactacagttcacaatactatattgtatatttgaaagttgctaatagACTGGATCTTaaagttctcattacaagaaaaaattgTAACTAGGCGAAATGgtagatgttaactaaacttagtGTGATAATTTTGTAGTAGATACATATATTGAATCATCatattgtacacttaaaacttaTACAGTGTTATCTGTCAAGTATGTCTAGATAAATCTGGAAATCAAACATTGTTCTGTGCAGAGAGAACACCCAGAGTAAAGACTTTGGCAGAGAGCATGCTTGGGGTGTTGGAGGAACGCTAGGAGGCCAATGAGGCTGGACTAGACAGAATCTAAAAGACAAGTGGAGGCTGTAAATGGAACTGTATGCTGGCTGCAGGTATTAGTAAAACCTGTGAATCTCATCTCATCTATGATGGGGCAATGATGGAGAGTTTGCAGAAGGCAGTGTGTTCTGTGCTCtgatgtttttttaaaaggatcCTTCAGGCTCTGGTTGCTCTGTCAAGAATGTTCATTGAAGAGTGAACCAGGTGATTCAGGGAAATCAGATAGGAGACAAAATGTGCTCCTGTTGAGAGATGATAGCTTGGACCAGGCTAATAATGATGGGGATATCGAGAAGTAGTCAGAAAAATTGCAGCTGGATTACAAGTTGGATATGGGCATCTGAGAAAGAGTGGCAGAGATAGGATGGAGGATATGAGCCTGAGGTTGGATCAATGGTCATGGTAGAGAGCAGGCTTAAGAGGcagttttctgttttcaatattttaatttgGATGTCTTATTATATGACCAAATGGATATATTGAGTAGGAAACTGAAGGTATGAGTTTGGAGTTCAGAGGCGAGGTCTGCCTTGGACATTATTTTCTGAATCATCAGTGCATGTATGACATTAAAAGCCAAGGGACTGGATGAGGTCAATCAGGTATGATGTGTACAAACACCTTAAAGCAGTTCCCAGTATGTGAAAAGTTATCAATAAAGTTTGGTTTGgtcatttttattgttatatcTGATATTTTGAGCTAGACATTAAGAATTTTTAGtgccttttctccattctttttctattCCTTATCTTGACTTATCTTGACTACTCCCTACAGCAATTCAGCCAGAGCAGTATTCCAACAGAGCAACAGTGTTGCTCTGTAGACATCCAACACAGACTCTAGGATCTAACAGAGATCTGTACTTAACTGttcacttttctctcttctttcaaatTCTACCAACATGACTTTGGCACACTTTCTACCCCTAATTCTTTTCAGTCTTCAAATAAAGCAATACTCTCAGACAGTAGCCTATATTTACATGAAAGTTCCCCtaggtttcctttcttttttaaaaattttctttggtTGCATTTACATTCTTTGCATTACTCTCTTTTCTTAGAAAAATCTGAATAAGGAGTGCCAAGACTGGGATAAGATTTAATTATCTTAGTGTTATTAGAAACTGGACACACttcagataaatattaaaaatatatatacctgTATGGATTGTGACATTAACAAAAAATAGTTCAAAATTTCTTTCCTTGACAAAGTATTAGATACAAAGTTCCTTTAACTTCTTCTAATACAATAGGAACTCTTGGGTGATTCTGTCTCTGAGGCATAGGGttgtttgaaaatttttgaagatcttgatGTTTAAGCGATGAAAaagagtctttttttaaattggaaacatCTAACTTAATTTAAGTTCTGGGACATGTTTCTCATTCTAGTACTGCAACcaaaagagaaaagcagacaGAATAAATGAATAGAGGTGTCAGAAAGAACGCTAGGATTTCCTGCCTTTCATTTTGAAGGTTTGTGAATCTACTTTTGGAAAGCATAGAGTGGAGAATGGCATGATTTTTGACCCTTAATGTAGCAGTTTATGAATTAGACTGAGTGTCAGGAGCTTGAATTTTTATTCATCGATTGACCCATTGCTAACTTAGAGATGTTGGATAATATCAATTGGTTAATGTCAATGTCTTTGTAGTAAAAGGAATTCCTGACCTGAATAAATCTTGTGATGTTACATTATTAATGCACTTGAAAATTCTCTATAAACTGCAAAGTTGCATATAAATGAGAGATATTATTAATATGACAGCACTCAGGAAATCAAGAGTTTGAAGTCAGAAGAACAGGTATAGAACTAGTGAGAGGAGAAATGGTCTCTATGCATTACATGCTTTATGCCTACCCGTCAAGAAGCAGACACCTGCCTGTTCAGTATTACCCATTAGCTTGGGTGATAAGAATTTTTAACTGCCTTCCAAAATTCAGCTTCAACTACAATATCTTATTAAAGGTAGATAGAATTTCATGACTTACCTGAATATTACCAATAGGTAAAGTGTTGTTGGTCCCATATGATGTTTTAAATTTGGTCTCACacagtgcatgcatgtgtgcgtgcacacacacacacacacacacacacaagataatTTTACAACCAAGCATTAATGGCTCCAAATCTTTCTGATTCTGGAAAAGCCATGGAGTTGATGTTATATAAGGATTCAAGAAATGTTATTGATGAGTAACAGCTTAAAACCAATTAAGCAGAGCAAGAAAAGTAATCCCACTGACTCTCAGTCCTCTGTTattgaagaaaaattttatttgcatCTACGTGGACCTGAAGGAGATGATGTAAGCATAAATTCCCCTTAGGGCATTGTCATCCCAGTAGTTGAACTCTATAGGGAAAAAGCAATTATAAAATATCTGTTTGTTGGCAGTATAGTGGTATTCCTATTCCTGGAGTGTTTAAAACAAACATCAAACTTCTTTCCCTGAGTGGTAAGAAAATTAATAATGATTCCATAACAAATATactgtggttggatggcatcaccaactcaatggacatgagtttgagcaagctctgggagatggtgaaggacaaggaagcctggagtgctgcagatgatggagttgcaaagagtcagatatgatggagtgactgaacaacaacagatagcAAATATCAAACTTTGGAAACCATATTAAAATTACATTGCTTTATTAAAACCACACAATATCAAGTATTTCCTTAGCATTTAAAACTTTCTGTAATCCAGTCAAACCCATTCCATTATCTCTGAACACAGAAAAATTTATTGTTCTTAACTCTTCTAGATGTTTTCAAGGAT
Above is a genomic segment from Dama dama isolate Ldn47 chromosome 2, ASM3311817v1, whole genome shotgun sequence containing:
- the LOC133068155 gene encoding olfactory receptor 8D1-like, encoding MDTRNHSLVTEFILEGLTDQPGLQLPLFFLFLLIYMVSVVGNLGLVILIRISSQLHTPMYYFLSNLSFIDLCYSLVIIPKMLVNFVSEKNFTSFPECMAQLFSFCFFIINDSYMLAAMAFDRYVTICNPLLYTVTMSHRVCFLLVTGVYILGAAGALIHTSFISSRSFCGTNVIHHYFCDILPLLNISCSRDYTKELSVMILVGFNVFVCAVAIFISYAFILRSILHIHSAEGRSKAFSTCSSHLAAVGVFYGSIIFMYFKPSTSDTIQETVASVFYTTVIPMLNPLVYGLRNKDVKESIKKVLKGGILPRSV